A segment of the Silene latifolia isolate original U9 population unplaced genomic scaffold, ASM4854445v1 scaffold_370, whole genome shotgun sequence genome:
GCTGTAAAGCTTTTCGAGGAGGTTTTATGTACATATCCATACTTCATGATtcactaatgaggtatttatattcTTTACACGAATCATCATAAACCTATATTTTGCACAAATAAAAGCCCTTAAGGAAGAGATCTTTTAGCTTTCTAGCTGGCTAAGATAAGGAAGGATGGACAACGGGAGGGCTAACTTGGTCCCCCTTATATCTTTCGTTTTTGAAAGAATTTCGAAATACTTTCTGACCCTTGCATATAGTCATTCCGTATTATGTTTTCAAGTTCCTAAATGCAAACTTAAATATGAGTTTGCCTGATTATCTCTTTTTGTTAGGAAAACACTGATCATGTCTTGATGGCCAGTAACCTGACGGCTTTTGCTGTTCATTTTGTTTTTCTACTTCGCATGATGCTTTCTCATCCATTACCTCTTCTGTGGATTAACTTTGTCTGTTAGTGCTTGATATCTTTCATGTAACTGTTTGCTGATGTCTTCTTGCAGTGATTGGTATTATCAAAAGAAAGGCCCTGATTAAAGACTTGGCTGCAGTGTATCATGCTGAGTGCCTGGATTACTGCCAAGAACTTCTAAGTTATCAGAGAAAATGGGAGGAGGTAATATATGAGTTATACATATCATCTTTCTAACATAATTTCAAGTGATCTTCAACTGTGCCGTCAAATTAACATGATGATTCAAATTTAATTAAATTTCTTGTGGCTATGTTCTACTTGAAGTAAACGTTTTGCTTATTAAGGTTATTAAAGTAGGAGATTGTTTATTCAAAGACCGAAGTTGATTGCTTGTACATTCCAGAGATCATTTTGTCAAAAGGCATAAAAATGTATTAGGAATGTCAATTGGATAGTGGGGCAAGAAGAAAATACATACACGGCGAATGCGTAATTGGGATTATTTGAATACTAAGCAGAACTTTAGAATGCAAGGGAGGTTCGACGGTTGTCATGTATATGTTGAATGTTTGTAATGATAGCTGTAAGAGATTTGTACAAGACATTGTCAGTTGAGAGATTGAGGAGAGATACTTAGTTGCTGAGTAATTACCCTAAGGGCTTGCTTGGGATGTGAgtaatcattaagggagtaataagagctaaaataagaagaaatgggaggagattggtgctttgtggtggttgtggatgGTGGAAAGAGGAGAtgagggaggaattattacctctATATGGAGGTAATTATTACTTGGAAGGGGAGGTGGGTAACAACTACTCCCTTAATGGAGTCAATATCACACTATATTTCCCCATTTCtatccatttctatctccaacccccatcccttccctccattttttagttcattttatctctattactcccttaattatTACTCCCATCCCAAGCAAGCCCTAAAGATAGAGATTTTAAAGTAGGTATGATGAGTCATATTGCCAGGAAGTCGAGAGTGAGTCAGTGAGTGACATTACATATTCCCAAAAGCATTACATAGGCTATCTTAATGATTCTAGGAAACTTGCAGCCTGACGTTTTCAATGCATGAATTGGTAATAGAGGTAAAGACAAGATCATCTTAAGTCATATTGTGGCATTGTGCGCTTTATTTTCCATGTATCTTAACCTACGAAACCAGACGGACTGAGTAAAAATGTAGCCTGCTGTATCTGATCTGTTTGTAATAGTGATCAAGTGTAGTTTGTCTCTTGATTGAGTACTGTTAACCTAGAAACATTTTGGTGCGCCCTATGGTTCATTCAGAAGGCATGTTCATTACCTCCTATTGATAGTAGTTGAGTAATTCAGTTTGGGATAAATGCTTTGATGTCCTGCTTTTGGCTTCACGGGAAACATACAGCAGCTTCATGTATCTTATACTCCCCCCATTCCATTTGATTATTTCACAAATGTATCGAAACAAGTTGAATGAAGAGAGTAAATGATAAAATGCGGTGTTACGTACTTAGGTTTAAAAAAGGAGTTATTCTTCCACATAGGTTAGTTATGTGCAGGGTTACCGAATATGCTCGGGTACCCTACAAATCACAAATCGTTAAATGCGAGTTCTATCTTGCCActtactgaaaatacatataacacacaATCTGAAAGAGCCAATTGTGAATCAGTAAGGGCGTATTCATAGCAAATGCGGTGACCATGGTTCAGCTTATTTATGAATCGATTTTTTTACATAAGCACATGAAAGTTCACTAGGGAGCTGCACGTTATTCTCCATCGTACAAAACATGTCTTATAAAGATTTGTGAGTTATTGGCTCTCATAAACTAAATTGAGATATCTAAACTATCTACGGGAAGTCGGGAATAGTGTTAGTAGCAAGCTTCAATTTGATACGGAGTATATGAAACTACTGCATGTGCCTCAAAATTGTTTCTAATATCTTGAGATAATTTTATTACTAGATTTTCTAATATGGAGTAAAACATACAATAATGTTACTGCAGGTTAGATGCTCTTGTAAAATTTTCATAAAATATTCCCTTGCGCGCTAATTCATGGTTTCAAAACTTCTAACGTGGCTGTAAAAATTTATGTATCTACGCTAAATGGGCGAGGAAGCATTTTTCTTGCTGATATTCTTGTCATGAAATGTATCAAGTTTCTGTGATCTCTGCCTGGGTCCTTAATAGGTTTGTCAATCCATTTCAGACTTACAAGTCGGAAGATCTGAGGACAGATACTGTGAGAGCAACTAAACGTTCGAAGAAAGTTCGCTGAGGGTATGCCATAAACTTGAAGTCAATATGCAATTGTAAAGAACACCTTGACGTAGCCATTAATGGTTAAACTATGCTTGTGGGTTCGTGAGACAACTTACATCTGTACAGGACAGAAGATGAAGACACCAATTATTTCACAATTAAATATCTTTTTGTACATGGATGATGGTTGTGAAATGTGAACTAATCTTGTGATCTCCAAGCGTTAACACTAGTGATTTTTTCTATCACTTTGCTATTAGTCAGTCTACTGGTTGATTTTTCGGTAATTAAAACCAGTTTCATGTGTAAAAGCTTCTCTAGTTTCCAttttcattctcatgctataaTGTGTATGCAGGATTTTGTGCATTTTGAAACTTGCATTTGCTGCAAAATTTTGTAAGGGTTTATTTACATGAATAATCCATACTATTACATATCTTCTCAAAATAATCCAAGCTATGTTTTAACCTCAAATAAACCCAACATTGAATAGCCTCTTCTCAACATAGTTTTGCTTAATTTTTGACTTATTATATCAGGTCACAATGACTGTTTGCTGATGTGGCATTATTAAatgataataattataattataataatctTTCCCACCCATCCATATGAGTTAATCAGCCCAAATATTTTCATGCGTCCTATTCAATTTCAAATGAATTGAGGTTTTAATTGATGTATCATTGTATCCCACTGATGTATCAACATTAAGGATCCCGTTGCATTCCCTTAATTGGCTTAGCAATTAGCATGGTCTTCCCCCTGTTATATTAAACAAGTAAACAAACACATGCCCACATTCTTAAAAGTGAGGTTTTAATTGATGTATCTTACTCCTCACAGCTGCCATCTTTATATGCAAATCACCATTGCTTTGATGAAGCAACACTTTTTCTTGACTCCATTGATGAACCCAGTTCATCATATTACTCAATTGTTATTAGTATTACATATACAAATGGGCATTAATGAAAATACCTTGGTTGGGGGAGGAAGACGGCGGCAGTTATGAGGGAGTCAAGCGGTAGATCTGAGAAAGGGGAGTGTGTTGGTGGTATGATGGTCGGAGACTCGGAGAAGACGGAAAGTGAGGTGATAATTGTGGTTTGGTTCCACCATTACAAGCAAAGAGAATGGTGGCGGTAGGGTTGTTTGGATGTGGACGTTCAAGTGGGTGTCGAGCTGGTCGGCGACAGTTGATGGTAAGGGCAACGAATTCTGATGAAGAaaataaaatgtttttttttttaacaaatatGAAAGGTAAGGTTGGGAATTGGTATGGGGTAATTAATGTGGGCTATTATTATTTAGGGTTAATTGATAAGAATAATCCAAATTATGCAGGACCTTCTTATAATACTCTGAACTTCATTTAATCTCGTAATAAACCGTATTATTAGCTTCATCTTCTCAAAATATACTCAGTAACCTACTACCCATTCATCAGGTCACactttacacaaaaaaaaaaaaaactaaaatcattaataacaataattaacATTTGCTTCATCCTCTACATCCCGACATCCCTTCAGTCCTCCATCACCAAACACTAAACACCAAACAAatcaccaccacaccaccactaAGTTGCTGCCACTATTCCACCGCAtcaccaccaacaccaacaccacactCTAAAAAACGACTCCATGACCATCCCAAGTAATAATCAAATCGAacaacacccaaaaaaaaaaggcCATAAACCTAGAAATAGCGGATCAAAATGCGAGTGATATACAACTTCCAAGTAATTTGAAGTATAGGACCCATTTGCAGCTTTCAAGTGATATGAAATTATACATTCATCAAGTAGAATATCAAATT
Coding sequences within it:
- the LOC141639394 gene encoding uncharacterized protein LOC141639394 encodes the protein MGDEETTPPPPSESQQQTIPEPHVSPKINSSAPVAKFDPSRMIGIIKRKALIKDLAAVYHAECLDYCQELLSYQRKWEETYKSEDLRTDTVRATKRSKKVR